The nucleotide window GTACCGGGCGGTTGCTGGCGTTGATCTTCCCGGTGGTCATGCTGGTGCTGAACGTCTCAAGCGTGGCGGTGCTCTGGTTCGGCGCGCAGCGGGTGGACGCCGGCGCGATCCAGATCGGCGCGCTCACCGCGTTCCTGCAGTACCTGATGCAGATCCTGATGGCGGTCATGATGGCCACCTTCATGCTGATGATGGTGCCGCGGGCGGCGGTCTGCGCCGAGCGGATCGTCGAGGTGCTGGACACCGACTCCTCGGTGGTCCCCGCCGCCGAGCCGGTCACCGAGCTGCCCACCCGGGCTGAGCTGGAGCTGCGCCGGGTGCGCTTCCAGTACCCGGGCGCGGTGGACCCGGTGCTGCGCGACATCTCCTTCCGGGCGACCCCGGGCACCACCACGGCGATCATCGGCAGCACCGGCGCCGGTAAGACGACGCTGCTGTCGTTGATTCCCCGCCTGGTCGACGTCACCGACGGCGCGGTGCTGGTCGACGGGGTGGACGTGCGGGAGTTGGCGCCGGACGAGCTGTGGCGGCGCATCGGCCTGGTGCCGCAACGGCCGTACCTGTTCACCGGGACTGTCGCCAGCAACCTGCGCTACGGCAACCCGGACGCCACCGACGAGGAGCTGTGGACGGCGTTGGAGATCGCCCAGGCCCGGGACTTCGTGGCCCAGATGCCCGGTGGGCTGGACGCCCCGATCGCCCAGGGCGGCACCACCGTCTCCGGTGGGCAACGGCAGCGCCTGGCCATCGCCCGAGCCCTGGTCCGGCAGCCGGAGATCTACCTCTTCGACGACTCGTTCTCCGCGCTCGACCTGGGCACCGACGCGCGTCTGCGAGCGGCACTGCGGCCGGTCACCGCGCAGTCGGCGGTCGTGATCGTGGCCCAGCGGGTCTCCACGATCATCGACGCCGACCAGATCATCGTTCTTGAGGACGGAGGGGTCGTCGGAGTGGGACGACATGCCGAGTTGTTGGACACCTGCCCGACGTACGCCGAGATCGTGGCCTCGCAGCAGACGACAGAGGTGCCGGCATGAGCGAGCGTGACGAGCCGCGCACTGCGGCCGTACCCAGTCAGAAGCCGGCCGGCGACGGACGGACGCCGGGAGGCGACGCGAAACAGCCCGGTGGCGAAGCGACGCCGAAGCGACTGCCGCCCGGCCGGCAGGGCGGTGGCCCGGGATGGATGAGCGCCGGGATGCCCGCCGAGAAGTCGATGAACTTCGGGCCGTCGGTCCGACGGTTGCTCGGCCGGCTGCGCTCGCACCGCCTGCACCTGGCCGCGATCATCACGTTGGCCCTGGTGAGCGTCGGGTTCA belongs to Micromonospora ureilytica and includes:
- a CDS encoding ABC transporter ATP-binding protein, whose protein sequence is MLIRLLRGQLRTYQRPLLAVVLLQFVGTMASLYLPSLNADIIDQGVARGDTDYIVRTGGWMLLVSLIQIVCSIAAVYLGARVAMGFGRDVRAELFGHVNRFSAREVARFGAPSLITRNTNDVQQVQMLVLMSCTMLVAAPIMSVGGVFMALREDVGLSWLMLVSVPVLAIALGAIIRRMVPGFRLMQTRIDTVNRVLREQITGIRVVRAFVREPYETDRFGVANADLTATALRTGRLLALIFPVVMLVLNVSSVAVLWFGAQRVDAGAIQIGALTAFLQYLMQILMAVMMATFMLMMVPRAAVCAERIVEVLDTDSSVVPAAEPVTELPTRAELELRRVRFQYPGAVDPVLRDISFRATPGTTTAIIGSTGAGKTTLLSLIPRLVDVTDGAVLVDGVDVRELAPDELWRRIGLVPQRPYLFTGTVASNLRYGNPDATDEELWTALEIAQARDFVAQMPGGLDAPIAQGGTTVSGGQRQRLAIARALVRQPEIYLFDDSFSALDLGTDARLRAALRPVTAQSAVVIVAQRVSTIIDADQIIVLEDGGVVGVGRHAELLDTCPTYAEIVASQQTTEVPA